Proteins co-encoded in one Novosphingobium sp. PP1Y genomic window:
- a CDS encoding HEPN domain-containing protein, with the protein MRTGIDHLPPAKQRELERVVAVVFEEFREATEYATGPRSRAQILKIVLFGSYSRGDWVDAPLSANQYKSDYDILIIVSQKELADRAKYWAKCEERLIREYMIEKTLRTPVNFIVHSLQEVNDGLAHGRIFFLEMAKEGIALYESDERELHQPKPKTPKEALVMAREYFEEWMPNAASFLKGFRFYMSENDWKRAAFLLHQATENLYACLLLSVQNYTPYNHNLAFLRTQAERLDGRMVGIWPEGSRRERAMFQKLKEAYTKARYSKHYRISEEELTWLGERVEELGRVVHLICSDKIAELEKAAAPV; encoded by the coding sequence ATGCGTACGGGAATTGATCATCTGCCTCCGGCCAAGCAGCGCGAACTGGAGCGCGTCGTCGCCGTTGTCTTCGAGGAATTTCGTGAGGCGACCGAGTATGCGACCGGTCCGCGCTCGCGTGCGCAGATCCTGAAAATCGTCCTCTTCGGCTCATACAGCCGCGGCGACTGGGTCGATGCACCGCTCTCGGCCAACCAGTACAAGAGCGACTACGACATCCTCATCATCGTCAGCCAGAAGGAGCTGGCCGATCGGGCCAAGTACTGGGCCAAATGCGAGGAGCGGCTGATCCGCGAGTACATGATCGAGAAGACCCTGCGCACGCCGGTGAACTTCATTGTTCACTCGCTTCAGGAGGTGAACGACGGTCTGGCCCACGGCCGCATCTTTTTCCTGGAGATGGCGAAGGAAGGCATCGCGCTTTACGAATCCGATGAGCGCGAACTCCATCAGCCCAAGCCCAAGACGCCCAAGGAGGCGTTGGTTATGGCGAGAGAGTACTTTGAGGAGTGGATGCCAAATGCGGCGAGTTTCCTCAAAGGCTTTCGCTTTTACATGTCGGAAAATGATTGGAAGCGGGCTGCCTTTCTGCTGCATCAAGCGACGGAAAATCTTTACGCTTGTCTGCTGCTTTCCGTGCAGAACTACACGCCGTACAATCACAACCTCGCGTTTCTGCGCACCCAGGCCGAGCGCCTTGATGGAAGGATGGTCGGCATCTGGCCTGAAGGCTCGCGCCGCGAGCGGGCGATGTTCCAGAAATTAAAGGAGGCCTACACCAAGGCCCGCTATTCCAAACACTACCGGATCAGCGAAGAGGAACTGACCTGGCTCGGCGAGCGCGTCGAGGAACTGGGCCGGGTGGTCCACCTGATCTGCAGCGACAAGATCGCCGAACTGGAAAAGGCGGCTGCGCCGGTCTGA
- a CDS encoding type II toxin-antitoxin system RelE/ParE family toxin: MKIQWTSKASSDLVRLHEHLRPVAPDAAARIVQELARAPDRLLDYPRLGERLDAFDPREVRRIIVGNYEMRYEISQATIFILRLWHCRENRGTGPDN; this comes from the coding sequence ATGAAGATCCAGTGGACCAGCAAGGCCTCTTCCGACCTTGTTCGCCTTCATGAACATCTGAGGCCTGTCGCGCCCGATGCCGCGGCGCGCATTGTCCAGGAATTGGCCCGTGCGCCGGACAGGTTGCTGGATTACCCCCGGCTCGGCGAGAGGCTGGATGCCTTCGATCCTCGCGAGGTCCGCCGGATCATCGTGGGCAACTACGAAATGCGCTACGAAATTTCGCAGGCCACGATTTTCATTCTTCGACTTTGGCATTGCCGGGAAAATCGGGGCACCGGTCCGGATAACTGA
- a CDS encoding acyl-homoserine-lactone synthase, which produces MAHVIQGGWEAAQGALLAQMYQERKRVFIDLLRWDLPALDGRYEIDQFDTPSTIYLIIAGTDGKHLGSLRLLPTTQPHVLGDVFPGLCDLGAPSAPDVWEISRLCLSRSIRAAERRYVRNQLATALTVFARDNGVRAYCCVADMPWYNQILSFGWRCEPLGLPHDLPCGMLAALMIHIDDETPARLEATGIWSETLAPLVALSQ; this is translated from the coding sequence ATGGCCCACGTCATTCAAGGCGGATGGGAAGCGGCGCAAGGCGCGCTGCTTGCCCAGATGTACCAGGAACGCAAACGCGTATTCATCGATCTGCTGCGCTGGGATTTGCCCGCGCTCGATGGACGCTACGAAATCGACCAGTTCGACACGCCCTCGACGATCTATCTCATCATCGCGGGCACCGACGGCAAGCATCTGGGTTCGCTGCGGCTCTTGCCCACCACCCAGCCCCATGTTCTGGGAGATGTGTTCCCGGGCCTCTGCGATCTTGGGGCGCCGAGCGCACCGGATGTCTGGGAGATTTCGCGGCTGTGCCTGTCCCGTAGCATCCGCGCGGCCGAGCGACGGTACGTTCGCAATCAACTGGCGACGGCCCTGACGGTCTTCGCGCGGGATAACGGCGTTCGCGCTTATTGCTGTGTGGCCGACATGCCCTGGTACAACCAGATTCTTTCATTCGGATGGCGCTGCGAGCCTCTTGGTCTGCCGCACGATCTTCCCTGCGGCATGCTCGCCGCCCTGATGATCCACATCGACGACGAAACGCCCGCGCGGCTGGAAGCGACCGGAATATGGTCGGAGACACTCGCGCCGCTTGTTGCCCTGAGCCAGTGA
- a CDS encoding phytanoyl-CoA dioxygenase family protein, translating into MSTASPYARCVADLHEQGYAIINDLVTADLIAALGTDLDAQFAAIGYSEGSFSGAGTRRFAGLLKRSPHVSDLVEHDLILRIAHDMLGPWCDHFSLNLTQAVELTPGASQQVPHRDQDMWPCSGFVDRKRGMEFLINVMWPLSAFTQDNGATLVWPGSHRRQDELLLAPEEAVIAEMAPGSALVFLGSTLHAAGANRTALPRRGVIISYCLGWLKPYELPWLAYPPEVARQFPRSLAHLAGYRVHRPNLGTYEGRCPSLLLDSTLDTPGAVDALLPEQEELIRAWRSGTIGSEAPEGSAANLDQSTLSATVAPGSQASHG; encoded by the coding sequence ATGAGCACTGCCTCTCCATACGCCCGGTGCGTGGCCGATCTCCATGAACAGGGCTACGCCATCATCAACGATCTGGTTACGGCCGATCTGATCGCAGCCCTCGGCACCGACCTCGACGCGCAATTTGCCGCCATCGGATATTCAGAAGGCAGCTTTTCCGGCGCCGGAACCCGGCGTTTCGCCGGCCTCCTTAAGCGGTCGCCACACGTCTCGGACCTGGTAGAGCACGACCTGATCCTCCGGATTGCCCACGACATGCTGGGGCCATGGTGCGATCATTTCTCGCTCAATCTGACCCAGGCGGTCGAGCTCACTCCCGGGGCGAGCCAACAGGTGCCCCATCGCGATCAGGACATGTGGCCTTGTAGCGGCTTCGTTGACCGCAAACGCGGTATGGAATTCCTGATCAACGTCATGTGGCCGCTGTCGGCCTTCACGCAGGACAACGGTGCCACGCTGGTGTGGCCCGGGAGCCACCGGCGACAGGATGAATTGCTCCTCGCCCCCGAGGAAGCGGTCATTGCCGAAATGGCACCGGGCTCGGCACTCGTGTTCCTCGGCTCGACCCTGCACGCGGCAGGCGCCAATCGCACCGCCCTTCCCCGCCGCGGGGTGATCATCAGCTACTGCCTTGGGTGGCTGAAACCCTATGAGCTTCCCTGGCTCGCCTACCCGCCAGAAGTAGCCCGGCAATTTCCACGGAGCCTTGCGCACCTTGCCGGATACCGCGTGCATCGCCCGAATCTCGGCACATACGAAGGACGCTGCCCCTCCCTCCTGCTCGACAGCACGCTCGATACGCCCGGCGCAGTGGACGCGCTGTTGCCCGAACAGGAAGAACTTATCAGGGCATGGCGAAGCGGTACGATCGGTTCGGAGGCCCCTGAGGGTTCCGCTGCAAATCTCGATCAATCCACGCTTTCCGCGACCGTGGCCCCCGGTTCGCAGGCATCCCATGGATAG
- a CDS encoding CopG family ribbon-helix-helix protein produces the protein MAAVTRVITAHVSADLADKVDVLAERMDRSRGWIMKQALTAWIDQEEERHRLTLEALHDVDAGNVIDHQSIVAWAESLSTKDPLAPPLA, from the coding sequence ATGGCAGCTGTTACCCGCGTCATCACCGCCCATGTGTCCGCCGACCTGGCGGACAAGGTCGATGTCCTGGCAGAACGGATGGACCGGTCGCGTGGCTGGATCATGAAGCAGGCCCTGACCGCCTGGATCGACCAGGAAGAGGAGCGGCACCGGCTTACGCTTGAAGCGCTGCATGATGTCGATGCCGGCAATGTGATCGACCATCAGAGCATCGTCGCCTGGGCCGAGAGCCTTTCCACGAAAGATCCGCTGGCCCCGCCCTTGGCATGA
- a CDS encoding RNA polymerase sigma factor, translating to MRSPHLLSRKSAALEEASGDVEPGGPLTDATSPAERERQLTDLLCSERPRLIRFFRRQARFASPDEADDLAQEAITRFLRAAPSTNMATPQAYLRRIASNLLIDRAQHGTTRLAQISVPLVEGLDRPVEFDQHQQLEAREELVHYEQVLRQLKPRVLKVFLLSRVEGYTYKEIAARLGLTVFTVKRDMLQAIAHLDQNRRHR from the coding sequence ATGCGCTCCCCGCACCTGTTATCGCGTAAGTCCGCCGCTCTGGAAGAAGCGTCCGGTGACGTCGAACCCGGCGGTCCACTTACCGACGCCACAAGCCCGGCCGAGCGGGAACGGCAACTGACCGACCTGCTTTGCTCGGAGCGCCCGAGGCTGATCCGCTTCTTTCGCAGGCAGGCAAGGTTCGCTAGCCCGGACGAGGCGGACGATCTTGCGCAGGAAGCCATCACCCGCTTCCTGCGCGCAGCCCCTTCGACGAACATGGCAACGCCTCAGGCCTATCTGCGCCGGATCGCCAGCAATCTGCTCATCGACCGGGCCCAGCACGGAACGACCCGCCTTGCGCAGATTTCAGTCCCCCTGGTCGAAGGATTGGACCGGCCGGTCGAGTTCGATCAGCACCAGCAACTTGAAGCGCGCGAGGAGCTTGTCCATTACGAGCAAGTCCTGCGCCAACTCAAACCGCGAGTGCTGAAGGTCTTCCTGCTCAGCCGTGTCGAGGGATATACCTACAAGGAGATCGCTGCACGCCTGGGCCTAACTGTCTTTACCGTAAAGCGCGACATGCTGCAGGCCATTGCTCATCTCGATCAGAACCGGAGGCACCGGTGA
- a CDS encoding MarR family transcriptional regulator → MDSAPTDGKRLALCRTLILQRKLAKELLGAGLCANPIWDMLLELYVADREGELLYIWQLSVSANIPISSAHRKIDIMVHKGFVERTVDESDLRRVGIQLTSPFRDMLDELFDTLTNMLMTSCCLHSSGGGAHSCSD, encoded by the coding sequence ATGGATAGCGCCCCCACCGATGGCAAGCGCCTTGCCCTGTGCCGAACGCTGATCCTTCAGCGCAAGCTCGCAAAGGAGCTGCTCGGGGCCGGCCTATGCGCCAATCCGATCTGGGACATGCTGCTCGAACTTTATGTCGCGGACCGGGAAGGCGAACTGCTCTACATCTGGCAGCTCAGCGTTTCGGCAAACATTCCCATTTCCAGCGCACACCGCAAAATCGACATCATGGTGCACAAGGGCTTCGTGGAGCGCACTGTCGATGAAAGTGACCTGCGGCGCGTCGGCATCCAGCTTACATCGCCGTTTCGCGACATGCTGGATGAATTATTCGATACGCTGACGAACATGCTCATGACATCGTGTTGCCTGCACAGTTCAGGCGGTGGAGCGCATTCCTGCAGCGATTGA
- a CDS encoding FecR family protein has product MNLAKAEGRFQPMRRIERQAYKWAMKMADDPERHRAGLERWIMRSPEHLIVYNRVAREMRLATWSAAQLDLRPADARAATGRPFSNSGFVWAIAVLASVLAASSAAFLVLRDQQSPGDAIISGAPIVAQSWSSHANDIRRTRLPDGSVVTLDRDSAIAIRFSADRRMIELSRGRVRFEVAHDTSRPFVVQTPGGSVTATGTVFDVEVRGTVRVHLMRGSVAVAMAHNSSANGDTPVRLVPGQKLEFASRQQAVMPVPQAALANDGRWLSGTMSFEDMPLGDIIAQTNTYSSTRISVSEPRLLQKEMFVDLDIRDADAVARKLAVLLDLTVDKSQPGKLVLRPR; this is encoded by the coding sequence GTGAACCTCGCCAAAGCAGAAGGACGCTTCCAACCCATGCGCCGGATCGAACGCCAGGCCTATAAGTGGGCGATGAAGATGGCCGACGATCCCGAGCGGCACCGGGCGGGCCTTGAACGCTGGATCATGCGCAGCCCCGAACACCTCATCGTGTACAACCGCGTTGCCCGGGAAATGCGCCTCGCCACATGGAGTGCAGCCCAACTCGATTTGCGCCCCGCAGACGCGAGAGCCGCAACGGGAAGGCCTTTCAGCAATTCTGGCTTCGTATGGGCGATCGCGGTCCTCGCTTCTGTCCTGGCGGCCAGTTCGGCCGCGTTCCTGGTGCTGCGCGATCAGCAAAGTCCCGGCGACGCCATCATTTCCGGCGCTCCCATAGTCGCCCAATCCTGGTCTTCCCATGCCAATGACATTCGCCGGACCCGGCTCCCCGACGGATCGGTCGTCACGCTCGACAGGGACAGTGCCATTGCCATCCGCTTTTCGGCGGACCGGCGCATGATCGAATTATCCCGCGGCCGCGTCCGCTTCGAAGTCGCGCATGATACCTCGCGGCCTTTTGTGGTGCAGACACCCGGCGGAAGCGTCACGGCGACAGGGACCGTGTTCGACGTCGAAGTGCGCGGCACGGTTCGCGTTCACCTGATGCGCGGTTCGGTCGCAGTCGCCATGGCGCACAATTCATCCGCGAACGGGGATACCCCTGTCAGGCTCGTTCCTGGCCAGAAGCTGGAATTTGCATCGCGCCAGCAGGCCGTCATGCCGGTTCCGCAGGCTGCTCTGGCTAACGACGGCCGGTGGCTGTCAGGGACGATGAGTTTCGAAGACATGCCGCTCGGCGATATCATTGCCCAGACCAACACCTATTCCAGCACCAGGATTTCAGTGTCGGAACCCAGGCTTCTGCAGAAGGAGATGTTCGTCGATCTCGACATCCGCGATGCCGATGCTGTCGCGCGTAAGCTCGCCGTATTGCTCGACCTGACAGTCGATAAAAGCCAACCGGGCAAGCTCGTCCTGCGGCCGCGATGA
- a CDS encoding Atxe2 family lasso peptide isopeptidase, with protein MRVILAQAATAALVLAGFLCAKPASAAPEDCHSLVPGKLDKDGPHRALTPLDLLQLRDIGSIPDMRQPIVSVSPDGKWLAFEIHRAAPQNNSYCQGMAVMEARPGAQAVLVDQHHDIIRWRFPALPGKADFPSGFAKVITPRWFPDNKAIAFLKRTGTTIQIWRTRIDGSHSAPVTHSDTDIVDFRIAGDGRTIVYSASPALQAAWGQIDQEGLSGFHFDDRFAPNASRRPFPSPPIPVETFALDLASGKVRAATEAEAALLQDDKPRGPPGAIAVAVSPSGRRAWTKPTLSERFPPRPQLVAESLTGSPISCEAQACRSVTTLLGWSADGQRVRFTHLEGWADSLTAIYEWKPGARTVKRLYVTPGLLVDCAPLHDAMVCVEEGSSAPRNISLLRFGSGENEVLFDPNPEFGKLRLGQVERLTWKTAYGTESFGDLVYPAGYKPGQRYPLIVVQYISRGFLRGGTGDEYPIQAFANRGYAVLSIQRPRSPVAVPDATSYTDLDKADLVGFKDRKNVLSAIETAAQTLIDRGIVDPARVGITGLSDGASTVQFAGLHSKYFALAAMSSCCWERSQMAVLGPAVARQYVQTGWPHQSENAPQFWNEISWAQQPRRVAFPVLMQLSDNELLPALETYTALAEVNAPIDLYVYPHEDHVKWQPAHRLAVYRRNLAWFDFWFKGSAPDAPPAETTRWQALRDRLAKRARKADADGGPHSSSSTP; from the coding sequence ATGCGGGTCATCCTTGCCCAAGCGGCGACAGCGGCACTGGTGCTTGCTGGCTTTCTCTGCGCGAAACCGGCTTCGGCAGCCCCCGAAGACTGCCACTCCCTCGTTCCCGGCAAGCTGGACAAGGATGGACCGCATCGGGCCCTGACACCGCTCGACCTTTTACAACTGCGCGATATCGGCTCCATCCCGGATATGCGGCAGCCGATAGTTTCGGTGTCGCCGGATGGAAAATGGCTGGCATTCGAGATTCACCGGGCTGCCCCGCAGAACAATAGCTATTGTCAGGGCATGGCCGTGATGGAGGCACGCCCCGGCGCACAGGCCGTGCTCGTCGATCAACATCACGACATCATTCGCTGGCGCTTCCCTGCGCTACCAGGAAAGGCAGATTTCCCCTCGGGCTTCGCAAAAGTGATCACGCCGAGGTGGTTTCCCGACAACAAGGCCATCGCGTTCCTGAAACGCACGGGAACCACCATACAAATATGGCGGACACGCATCGACGGGAGCCACAGTGCTCCCGTCACCCATTCCGATACCGATATAGTCGATTTCCGGATCGCCGGGGACGGCCGGACGATCGTCTATTCGGCCAGTCCCGCGCTACAGGCGGCGTGGGGCCAGATCGATCAGGAGGGCCTTTCCGGCTTTCATTTCGATGACCGCTTCGCGCCCAACGCCTCAAGGAGGCCGTTCCCCTCGCCCCCGATCCCGGTCGAGACCTTCGCGCTCGATTTGGCCAGCGGGAAGGTTCGCGCAGCAACTGAGGCAGAAGCGGCTCTGCTGCAGGATGACAAACCACGTGGCCCGCCGGGCGCGATTGCCGTTGCGGTCTCGCCATCAGGCAGACGAGCCTGGACGAAGCCGACACTATCGGAGCGATTTCCACCCCGCCCGCAACTGGTGGCAGAAAGCCTCACCGGATCGCCCATCAGTTGCGAGGCACAAGCATGCCGATCTGTCACGACCTTGCTGGGCTGGTCTGCCGATGGCCAGCGGGTCCGCTTCACGCATCTGGAAGGCTGGGCCGACAGCCTGACGGCCATCTACGAATGGAAACCGGGCGCGCGAACCGTCAAACGCCTTTACGTCACGCCCGGTTTGCTGGTCGACTGCGCACCCTTGCATGATGCCATGGTCTGCGTCGAAGAAGGCTCAAGCGCGCCAAGGAATATCAGCCTCCTTCGGTTTGGTTCCGGAGAGAACGAAGTGCTGTTCGACCCTAACCCGGAATTCGGCAAGTTGCGGCTTGGACAGGTCGAGCGGCTTACATGGAAGACCGCCTACGGCACCGAGAGCTTCGGTGATCTGGTCTATCCGGCCGGCTACAAGCCCGGCCAGCGCTATCCGCTTATTGTCGTGCAATACATCTCGCGCGGCTTCCTGCGGGGCGGGACGGGCGATGAGTATCCCATCCAGGCCTTTGCCAATCGGGGCTATGCGGTCCTGAGCATCCAGCGGCCACGCTCGCCTGTCGCTGTCCCTGATGCGACAAGCTATACCGATCTCGACAAGGCGGATCTTGTGGGTTTCAAGGACCGGAAGAATGTCCTGTCGGCGATCGAGACGGCCGCCCAGACGCTGATCGATCGCGGCATCGTCGACCCTGCACGGGTCGGCATCACGGGTCTCAGCGACGGAGCTTCCACGGTGCAGTTCGCGGGCCTTCACAGCAAGTATTTCGCGCTCGCCGCCATGAGCAGCTGCTGCTGGGAACGCTCGCAGATGGCCGTGCTCGGCCCGGCCGTCGCGCGCCAGTACGTGCAAACAGGCTGGCCGCACCAGTCGGAGAACGCACCGCAATTCTGGAACGAAATCTCATGGGCCCAGCAACCCCGGCGCGTTGCGTTTCCAGTACTCATGCAGCTTTCGGACAACGAGCTTCTGCCCGCGCTGGAGACCTATACGGCGCTTGCCGAAGTGAACGCGCCGATAGACCTCTACGTCTATCCCCATGAAGATCACGTCAAATGGCAACCGGCCCATCGCCTAGCGGTCTACCGGCGCAATCTCGCCTGGTTCGACTTCTGGTTCAAAGGCTCTGCGCCCGATGCGCCTCCCGCCGAAACTACGCGTTGGCAGGCGTTACGGGATCGGCTGGCGAAGCGCGCCCGGAAAGCGGACGCCGACGGCGGTCCACACTCGTCGTCATCAACACCGTGA
- a CDS encoding LuxR family transcriptional regulator has product MFIGSELIEFLLCLGQVRSDADFFDLMLETTRRLGFEQFAFVSHVDLVAASEDAVAISNYPDGWVERILTERYYLDDPVHAASIGRNTPYAWHAIGTEVIQSKRQRTILKEGASFGLQDGITVPVHSPGEYRGTCSFATSQPVSMTPQIRGATHIVAGFGFETARKLVRLRLGLEQTVPTLPRFSPREVDCVGLVASGMGDTQIAHALGLSEATVHQHITAAMRKCGVFKRAALVFRSLFDGHICFHSLRRTSSK; this is encoded by the coding sequence ATGTTTATCGGTTCAGAGCTTATCGAGTTCCTTCTCTGCCTCGGCCAGGTGCGGTCAGATGCGGACTTCTTTGACCTCATGCTGGAGACGACCCGCAGGCTGGGCTTCGAGCAATTTGCGTTCGTCAGCCATGTCGACCTCGTGGCAGCGTCCGAAGACGCGGTTGCGATATCGAACTACCCCGACGGCTGGGTCGAACGAATCCTGACGGAGCGCTACTATCTCGACGATCCAGTGCATGCTGCCAGCATCGGCCGCAACACGCCTTACGCATGGCATGCCATCGGAACAGAAGTAATCCAGAGCAAGCGCCAGCGCACCATATTGAAGGAGGGTGCCAGCTTCGGCCTCCAGGATGGCATCACCGTACCCGTGCATTCGCCGGGAGAATACCGGGGAACCTGCTCCTTTGCGACCTCGCAGCCTGTTTCCATGACACCGCAAATTCGGGGGGCCACCCACATAGTCGCAGGATTTGGCTTCGAAACCGCACGCAAACTGGTGCGCTTGCGCCTTGGCCTTGAGCAGACGGTGCCGACCCTGCCACGATTCAGCCCGCGCGAAGTCGATTGCGTGGGGTTGGTCGCATCCGGCATGGGGGATACTCAGATCGCCCACGCCCTGGGCCTCTCCGAAGCGACGGTTCATCAGCACATCACCGCCGCCATGCGGAAATGCGGTGTTTTCAAGCGGGCTGCGCTGGTGTTCCGGTCCTTGTTCGATGGGCATATCTGCTTTCACAGTCTGCGCCGGACATCCTCTAAATAG
- a CDS encoding TonB-dependent receptor yields MDNKSRLLVAAILSSTAICSVAQAQEDTRRDFDLPAQELKFSLHAVTRIAGLELAATSEALSGKRAPALKGHYSAAEAIALLLKGTGLTAQVSGRTVFIRENSPSPQSASEPTAMGPEITVTGSRIRGAVPTSPVVASSRDEIERRGITDLGAYARSVPQNYAGGQNPGVIGSVQEGSENFNSSSTLNLRGLGADATLTLIDGHRAAYDSVVQGVDISAIPLVAIDRVEIVADGSSALYGSDAVGGVANVILRQDYEGGKISARLGAATEGGDVQQQYNLVTGSRWDGGGFMVAGDFSRSTDVTAGQRSITSALDGSTTLYPSLNQKSAVLAGHQQLNDIFSFEIDGQFSKRSSKTALAFLATGDFTVNGTAAQRDVKSWSIAPRLKAALPGGWLATLGYVHGSSDSDAATVTNLGGAEFSRNRIFYDNTLDTLEASAEGGLLQLPGGKARLALGGGWRSVSLDANIRSTRGGATSTLVDYTSGQDVWFGYGELSLPLVGPDNNVPLVHRFRLTGAARYEDYERFGGTTTPKFGVVYEPVSGLAIKGTWGKSFKAPTLAQINKVPEGNLLNASYFVPAAPGGQPVLLLGGVSPDLKPEKATTWTATVTATPAFAEGLRLEVSYFHTRYKDRVVQPATSSSQVFGNDIYDRLIVYNPTAEQVNAVIAELPLGLVNQTGQAFDPANVGAIVDNSLQNAASQTLEGVDASADYQLTFARGDQLGFNAAVSYLKSNQKLSEGQPTIQRAGTIFDPPHWRARGSATWQRGNFTLSPSITYIGGTLDDRYQPYVRVGSYTSVDAVAQVRTSETAGFLSGIEVTLSLLNIFNEMPATIRNSSAAAPTYDATNYPVIGRSVSLGLSKAW; encoded by the coding sequence ATGGACAACAAGAGCCGGCTACTAGTCGCGGCCATACTTTCCAGCACGGCGATCTGCTCGGTCGCACAGGCGCAGGAGGACACCCGGCGTGATTTCGATCTCCCGGCGCAAGAACTCAAATTCTCGCTTCATGCCGTCACGCGCATTGCCGGCCTCGAACTGGCAGCAACGTCCGAGGCCCTGAGCGGCAAACGCGCACCGGCCCTCAAGGGGCACTACAGCGCGGCAGAAGCCATCGCGCTGCTCCTCAAGGGCACTGGCCTTACCGCGCAAGTTTCCGGACGCACCGTGTTCATCCGGGAGAATTCCCCTTCGCCGCAGTCTGCAAGCGAACCAACTGCCATGGGGCCAGAAATCACGGTCACCGGGTCGCGCATTCGCGGCGCGGTGCCGACCTCGCCGGTGGTTGCCAGCAGCCGTGATGAGATCGAGCGGCGCGGCATCACCGACCTTGGCGCCTACGCGCGCAGCGTTCCGCAGAACTATGCGGGCGGACAGAACCCCGGCGTCATCGGCAGTGTCCAGGAGGGATCGGAAAACTTCAACTCCTCCTCGACCCTGAACCTCAGGGGCCTTGGCGCCGACGCGACGCTGACGCTCATCGACGGTCACCGCGCGGCTTACGATTCCGTCGTACAGGGCGTCGATATCTCCGCCATCCCGCTCGTGGCGATCGACCGGGTGGAAATCGTCGCCGACGGTTCCTCGGCGCTCTATGGTTCGGATGCCGTCGGAGGCGTCGCCAATGTCATCCTTCGCCAGGATTACGAGGGCGGCAAGATATCCGCCCGCCTGGGCGCCGCAACCGAAGGCGGCGATGTCCAGCAGCAGTACAATCTCGTGACGGGAAGCCGCTGGGACGGTGGCGGCTTCATGGTGGCAGGCGACTTCAGCCGTTCCACGGACGTGACGGCCGGGCAACGTTCGATCACCTCGGCGCTCGACGGTTCGACCACTCTTTATCCCTCACTCAATCAAAAGAGCGCCGTACTTGCCGGACATCAGCAGCTCAATGACATTTTCAGTTTCGAGATCGATGGCCAGTTCAGCAAACGTAGCTCGAAGACGGCACTGGCGTTCCTCGCCACAGGCGACTTCACCGTAAATGGCACGGCGGCGCAGCGGGATGTAAAATCCTGGTCCATCGCCCCGCGTCTCAAGGCGGCTTTGCCGGGTGGCTGGCTTGCCACATTGGGCTACGTCCATGGCAGCAGCGATTCCGATGCGGCGACCGTCACGAACCTGGGCGGTGCGGAGTTCTCCCGCAACCGGATCTTCTATGACAATACCCTGGATACGCTGGAAGCGAGCGCGGAAGGCGGCCTTCTGCAACTGCCGGGCGGAAAGGCACGCCTCGCCTTGGGCGGCGGGTGGCGATCTGTCAGCCTCGACGCCAACATCCGCTCGACGCGCGGCGGTGCTACCAGCACGCTTGTCGATTACACGAGCGGGCAGGACGTGTGGTTCGGCTATGGCGAGCTCTCGCTTCCGCTGGTTGGCCCTGACAACAACGTCCCGCTGGTTCATCGCTTTCGGCTGACGGGCGCGGCGCGCTACGAGGATTACGAGCGCTTTGGCGGCACGACGACGCCCAAGTTCGGGGTTGTCTATGAACCGGTCAGCGGTTTGGCGATCAAGGGCACCTGGGGCAAGTCCTTCAAGGCCCCGACGCTGGCGCAGATCAACAAGGTCCCGGAAGGCAATCTCCTCAATGCAAGCTACTTCGTACCGGCAGCGCCGGGCGGTCAGCCTGTCCTCCTGCTCGGCGGCGTGAGCCCGGACCTGAAGCCGGAAAAGGCGACAACCTGGACCGCTACGGTAACCGCTACGCCCGCATTCGCCGAAGGCCTTCGCCTGGAGGTCAGCTACTTTCATACCCGCTACAAGGACCGGGTCGTTCAACCTGCGACCTCGTCCTCGCAGGTCTTCGGGAACGACATCTACGACCGGCTGATCGTCTACAATCCGACGGCAGAACAGGTTAATGCGGTCATTGCCGAGTTACCGCTCGGGCTCGTCAATCAGACCGGACAGGCCTTCGACCCCGCCAATGTCGGCGCGATCGTCGACAACAGTCTGCAGAATGCGGCAAGCCAGACACTGGAGGGCGTCGATGCCTCGGCCGACTATCAGCTGACGTTCGCGCGAGGGGACCAGTTGGGGTTCAATGCCGCTGTCAGCTACCTCAAGAGCAACCAGAAACTGAGCGAAGGTCAACCAACGATCCAGCGTGCCGGCACGATCTTCGATCCCCCGCACTGGCGCGCGCGGGGCAGTGCGACCTGGCAGCGCGGCAATTTCACGCTGAGCCCGAGTATCACCTATATCGGCGGGACACTCGATGATCGCTACCAGCCCTACGTTCGCGTCGGCTCCTACACCAGCGTCGATGCCGTCGCGCAGGTGCGGACTTCGGAAACCGCAGGATTTCTCTCCGGCATCGAGGTCACGCTTTCGCTGCTCAACATCTTCAACGAGATGCCCGCCACGATCCGCAATTCGTCCGCGGCCGCACCGACTTACGATGCCACCAATTACCCCGTCATAGGCCGAAGCGTCAGCCTCGGCCTGTCCAAGGCCTGGTAA